The following are encoded together in the Euzebyales bacterium genome:
- a CDS encoding NAD(P)/FAD-dependent oxidoreductase, with protein MTVAPIRRSRTAASQPATHDAIVVGARVAGAATAMLLARAGLRVLVLDRARPDADTLSTHALMRGGVLQLRRWGLLDGIVDAGTPPIRRTIIHYGDDAEAVDISARAGVDALYNPRRTLLDPLLVDAAVAAGAEVRFGADARAIHRDGSGRVTGVAYRDRDGRTRSAHAAITIGADGPRSLIARTVHARDHMSGQGSSAMIYGYWSGLSVDGDEWFYRPGVAAGLIPTNGEHVGVWVGTATTRFRSEFEGDLETVFGRLLRQAAPEIAARIPIARHDGRLRGHLGAAGYLRQPWGPGWALVGDAGYLKDPITAHGITDALRDAELLARAITAPVGDAADELGAYQRTRDELSTRMFAITDAVASYAWDLPRLRDLLIEQSREMSREALAIAALDHEAIAA; from the coding sequence ATGACCGTCGCACCCATCCGGCGATCCCGGACCGCGGCCTCCCAGCCCGCCACCCATGACGCCATCGTCGTCGGCGCCCGTGTCGCCGGAGCCGCCACGGCCATGCTGCTGGCCCGTGCCGGCCTCCGCGTCCTGGTGCTCGACCGCGCGCGCCCTGACGCCGACACGCTCTCCACGCACGCCCTGATGCGTGGCGGCGTCCTGCAGCTGCGTCGGTGGGGACTGCTGGACGGGATCGTCGACGCAGGCACCCCGCCGATCCGACGCACGATCATCCACTACGGCGACGACGCCGAGGCCGTCGACATCAGCGCCAGGGCCGGCGTTGACGCGCTGTACAACCCGCGGCGGACACTACTGGACCCACTGCTCGTCGACGCCGCCGTCGCGGCGGGCGCAGAGGTCCGCTTCGGCGCCGACGCGCGTGCCATCCACCGCGACGGGTCCGGACGGGTGACCGGCGTCGCGTACCGCGACCGCGACGGCCGCACGCGGTCCGCCCACGCCGCCATCACGATCGGGGCCGATGGCCCACGCTCACTGATCGCGCGGACCGTCCACGCACGGGACCACATGTCCGGCCAGGGGTCGAGTGCGATGATCTACGGCTACTGGTCCGGGCTGTCGGTCGACGGCGACGAGTGGTTCTACCGGCCCGGCGTCGCCGCGGGACTCATCCCCACCAACGGCGAGCACGTCGGTGTCTGGGTGGGCACCGCCACGACGCGGTTCCGCTCCGAGTTCGAAGGTGACCTCGAGACGGTGTTCGGACGACTGCTCCGACAGGCGGCACCGGAGATCGCCGCCCGCATCCCGATCGCCCGCCACGATGGACGGCTCCGCGGACACCTCGGCGCCGCAGGCTACCTGCGGCAGCCCTGGGGTCCGGGCTGGGCACTGGTCGGAGACGCCGGCTACCTGAAGGACCCCATCACCGCGCACGGCATCACCGACGCGCTGCGCGACGCCGAGCTGCTGGCCCGTGCCATCACCGCACCGGTCGGGGACGCCGCGGACGAGCTGGGCGCCTACCAGCGCACCCGAGACGAGCTGTCGACCCGGATGTTCGCGATCACCGACGCCGTGGCCTCCTACGCCTGGGACCTGCCACGGCTGCGGGACCTGCTGATCGAACAGAGCCGCGAGATGTCCCGCGAAGCGCTTGCCATCGCCGCGCTCGACCACGAGGCCATCGCCGCCTGA
- a CDS encoding nuclear transport factor 2 family protein: MSTTLYAPPKADTTARAFLDALARRDFAALRGLLADDLWFRILLPRQMVETHTAAEAVAAFHQWYGTVAAFEVQHLDHHTMAGREFVAYRFRLRPAWASDQWHLIEQSGYVRVRDGRISRLDLVCTGFHPVDPA, from the coding sequence ATGAGCACGACGCTGTACGCACCGCCGAAGGCAGATACCACGGCCCGCGCCTTCCTCGACGCGCTCGCCCGGCGCGACTTCGCCGCCCTGCGCGGGCTGCTCGCCGACGACCTCTGGTTCCGGATCCTGTTGCCACGACAGATGGTCGAGACGCACACCGCCGCGGAGGCCGTCGCCGCGTTCCACCAGTGGTACGGGACTGTGGCCGCGTTCGAGGTGCAGCACCTCGACCATCACACGATGGCCGGACGGGAATTCGTCGCCTACCGGTTCCGGCTCCGTCCCGCGTGGGCATCCGACCAGTGGCACCTCATCGAGCAGTCCGGCTACGTGCGGGTCCGTGACGGCCGCATCAGCCGGCTCGACCTCGTGTGCACCGGCTTCCACCCCGTCGACCCGGCGTGA